The following coding sequences are from one Salinicoccus sp. Bachu38 window:
- a CDS encoding hemolysin family protein, giving the protein MLTAVLTLILGIVVIFAIIVANGYFVAQEFAYMSVDRSRLGALADQGDKAAKNALTVTKRTSFMLSGAQLGITVTGLLIGYVAEPLVGQSLGTLLGGVGVPTAVSISVGTVAALALSTIVQMIFGELYPKNLAIANPEPLARTLARSTNIYLAVFGWLIKFFDWSANSVLRLFRIEPVHDVDSSATARDLEHIVADSRESGDLPVGLSMMLDRILDFPQQDVEHAMVPRSRTDIVAPDATIGQVRSMMAEAHTRYPVINGEDEPVGVVHLVDILGNASENAPVTEVMRPPLVVPTLMALPEARSNMVETQNDLACVIDEYGGFIGIVTLEDLSEELVGEITDEHDDEIPPPVETEGENNWQMSGDLHIDEAEREIGHQLPRGEYETVSGMIIAHFGNLPDVGEIVNIDLPVDPTDFIHDAPIRRYLEAEVTEVDKHVPTSVSLTLQVLESDEADRPSSEIKQQRRGNDD; this is encoded by the coding sequence ATGTTAACCGCGGTATTGACCCTGATCCTCGGCATTGTGGTGATTTTTGCGATAATCGTAGCCAACGGCTACTTTGTCGCCCAGGAGTTCGCCTACATGTCTGTCGACCGTTCAAGGCTCGGTGCATTGGCCGATCAGGGGGACAAGGCGGCTAAAAATGCTTTGACCGTTACAAAACGTACATCCTTCATGCTTTCGGGAGCCCAGCTGGGCATCACAGTTACGGGGCTGCTCATCGGTTATGTGGCAGAACCCCTTGTCGGACAAAGCCTGGGCACTCTGCTTGGGGGCGTCGGGGTGCCTACTGCTGTAAGCATCTCAGTGGGTACTGTTGCGGCGTTGGCCCTATCCACAATCGTGCAGATGATTTTCGGTGAGCTTTACCCGAAGAACCTTGCCATTGCGAATCCGGAACCGTTGGCGCGGACCCTTGCCCGTTCGACGAACATCTATCTCGCCGTCTTCGGCTGGCTGATAAAGTTCTTCGACTGGTCAGCAAACAGTGTACTTAGACTTTTTAGGATCGAGCCGGTGCATGATGTCGACAGTAGCGCAACCGCCCGCGACCTTGAACATATTGTTGCAGATTCCAGGGAAAGCGGCGATCTGCCGGTGGGGCTTTCGATGATGCTCGACCGTATCCTCGATTTCCCGCAGCAGGATGTCGAACATGCCATGGTTCCCCGTTCACGGACAGATATAGTGGCGCCGGATGCCACTATCGGCCAGGTGCGGTCAATGATGGCGGAAGCACATACCCGTTATCCTGTCATCAATGGTGAGGATGAACCTGTCGGGGTGGTGCACCTCGTCGATATACTGGGAAATGCTTCAGAGAATGCCCCGGTAACTGAAGTCATGCGGCCGCCTCTGGTGGTGCCGACTTTGATGGCACTGCCCGAGGCGCGTTCGAATATGGTCGAAACCCAAAATGACCTTGCCTGTGTCATCGATGAGTATGGCGGTTTTATCGGTATCGTCACATTGGAAGACCTTTCTGAAGAACTGGTTGGGGAAATTACGGATGAACATGATGATGAAATTCCACCACCTGTGGAGACGGAGGGAGAAAATAATTGGCAGATGAGCGGAGATCTCCATATAGATGAAGCGGAACGGGAGATTGGCCATCAACTTCCGAGAGGGGAATATGAAACCGTTTCGGGTATGATCATTGCCCATTTCGGCAACTTGCCAGATGTGGGAGAAATTGTGAATATCGACCTGCCGGTCGATCCGACTGACTTCATACATGATGCCCCTATTCGACGGTACCTGGAGGCGGAGGTGACGGAAGTGGACAAACATGTGCCCACTTCTGTTTCCCTGACGCTCCAAGTGTTGGAAAGCGATGAAGCGGATCGACCTTCGTCCGAAATCAAGCAGCAGAGGAGGGGTAATGATGACTAA
- a CDS encoding helix-turn-helix domain-containing protein: MTLGKRIRQLRKERKMTLVDLAGDKITKGMLSLIENDKSTPSMETLAHIAKELDVSIGYLTREGDEDWTKQMLAESDFSHYFSFPFEHIEKNILPQLDRVSQSNKGMELYNIIRIYYRYRGEHGTADEYTEKIGKFYRSIGIEHLVVRNRLNDAVSLMYSQDYSEAYSRLVETEAEVMEFKDYDSQLELDYYYLKAVFSVSVDMKEFIPLGDRVVALSYETENFKRFFSANMILGYYYGLEGDMEKHKEYQGNLRKYLDFNRQEKYELELIDTTTPITVFYVLVEDRQRHVTLYEAYIENIEVHHEAGTIQSSNMTFYHPLFMIELSYFREDYRTVVENYKENMYIRSAAQHPIDRIIMATRSCIYPLSLYQLGEKQEAREAFGRIEDTIEDIKHSPFTKEFYMIRDIIFEETQSE, encoded by the coding sequence TAGAGAATGACAAGTCGACACCTTCCATGGAGACCCTCGCCCATATTGCGAAAGAGCTTGATGTCTCCATCGGCTACCTCACCCGCGAGGGTGATGAGGATTGGACGAAGCAGATGCTGGCCGAATCCGACTTCAGCCATTACTTCTCTTTTCCTTTCGAACATATTGAAAAGAATATACTGCCTCAGCTGGACCGGGTTTCACAGAGCAACAAGGGGATGGAGCTGTACAACATCATCCGCATCTACTACAGGTATAGAGGGGAGCACGGGACTGCGGATGAATATACAGAGAAGATCGGGAAGTTCTACAGGAGCATCGGCATAGAGCACCTCGTCGTCAGAAACAGGCTGAATGATGCCGTCTCGCTCATGTACAGTCAGGATTACAGCGAAGCCTACAGCAGACTGGTGGAAACGGAAGCGGAGGTCATGGAGTTCAAGGACTATGATTCCCAGCTTGAACTGGACTACTACTACCTCAAGGCTGTTTTTTCCGTCTCCGTCGATATGAAGGAGTTCATTCCCCTCGGCGATAGGGTAGTCGCCCTGTCATATGAAACGGAGAACTTCAAACGCTTCTTCTCAGCCAATATGATCCTCGGCTATTATTATGGACTGGAAGGGGATATGGAAAAGCATAAGGAATATCAGGGAAACTTGAGGAAGTATCTGGATTTCAACAGACAGGAAAAATACGAGCTGGAGCTGATCGATACAACCACCCCAATTACGGTTTTCTACGTACTGGTGGAGGACAGACAGCGGCATGTCACTCTGTATGAGGCATATATCGAAAACATTGAAGTGCATCATGAGGCAGGCACCATCCAGTCCAGCAATATGACATTCTATCATCCACTGTTCATGATCGAACTGTCCTATTTCAGGGAGGACTACAGGACGGTAGTGGAAAACTATAAAGAAAATATGTATATTCGTTCGGCCGCCCAGCATCCGATAGACCGGATCATCATGGCCACCCGCTCGTGCATCTACCCGCTCAGCCTGTACCAGCTTGGAGAGAAGCAGGAGGCCAGAGAGGCATTCGGGAGGATAGAGGATACCATCGAGGATATAAAGCATTCCCCATTCACGAAGGAGTTCTACATGATCCGTGACATCATTTTTGAGGAAACACAGAGTGAATAA